A stretch of the Desulfobacter sp. genome encodes the following:
- a CDS encoding 2,3-bisphosphoglycerate-independent phosphoglycerate mutase: MSSEALPVNILMILDGWGISAPGPGNAVAKANTPFLDHLTEQFAHTHLKCCGPDVGLPDRTMGNSEVGHMNIGAGRIVPQDFVRINTAIENKRFFENSTLKKAMVQIKAQNQSLHLLGLLSDGGVHSHISHLFALMDMAKAIGIQNLYIHPILDGRDTSPRSGISFIRQVQEKIKALGLGKIATLAGRFWAMDRDTRWDRVQNAYDLYTQGKGIFSAGQNPVDLVQKAYDRDETDEFIKPIFLGKKNEGVIQDHDGVIFFNFRADRAKEITRTFTQKEFTEFNRQTCPDLSAFVCMTQYDETFNLDSAFGPQHLTGILGETLSKNKMTQLRIAETEKYAHVTYFFNGGDEAVFNLEKRILVPSPRDVATYDLKPEMSAQKIADNACEQIESQTVQFIVLNFANMDMVGHTGIMDAAIQACETVDRCAQQVVEAIWKTSGTAFITADHGNSEQMIAKDGSAHTAHTLNPVPFILAGEAFKQTRLKNGKLGDIAPTILKALGIKPPKEMTGTPLF, translated from the coding sequence ATGAGTTCTGAAGCCTTGCCCGTAAACATCCTCATGATTCTGGACGGATGGGGAATCAGTGCACCCGGTCCGGGCAATGCCGTTGCAAAAGCCAACACCCCGTTTCTGGACCATTTGACCGAACAATTTGCCCATACCCATCTTAAATGCTGCGGCCCTGATGTGGGTCTGCCCGACCGGACCATGGGCAACTCAGAGGTGGGGCATATGAATATCGGTGCCGGACGCATTGTCCCCCAGGACTTTGTCCGGATCAATACCGCCATTGAAAACAAGCGCTTTTTTGAGAATTCAACCCTGAAAAAGGCCATGGTCCAAATCAAAGCCCAAAATCAATCCCTCCACCTTCTCGGCCTGCTGTCCGATGGCGGTGTGCACAGCCATATTTCCCACCTTTTTGCCCTCATGGACATGGCCAAGGCCATTGGCATCCAAAATCTGTATATTCACCCCATCCTTGACGGCAGGGACACCTCTCCTCGGAGCGGAATCAGCTTTATCAGACAGGTCCAGGAAAAAATCAAGGCCTTGGGCTTGGGCAAAATTGCCACCCTTGCAGGACGGTTCTGGGCCATGGACAGAGATACCCGGTGGGACCGGGTTCAAAACGCCTATGATCTTTACACCCAGGGCAAAGGCATTTTTTCTGCCGGACAAAATCCTGTTGATCTTGTCCAAAAGGCCTATGACCGGGATGAGACCGACGAGTTCATCAAGCCAATCTTTCTGGGCAAAAAAAATGAGGGGGTTATCCAGGACCACGACGGGGTTATTTTCTTTAATTTCAGGGCGGACCGGGCCAAGGAGATCACCCGGACATTTACCCAGAAAGAGTTTACAGAATTTAACCGGCAAACCTGCCCGGATTTATCTGCCTTTGTGTGTATGACCCAGTACGATGAAACATTTAACCTGGATTCAGCCTTTGGCCCCCAGCATCTGACAGGAATTTTAGGTGAGACTCTCAGCAAGAATAAAATGACCCAGCTGCGCATCGCAGAAACAGAAAAATATGCCCATGTCACTTATTTTTTCAACGGGGGAGATGAGGCCGTATTCAACCTTGAAAAACGGATTTTGGTTCCCTCGCCAAGGGATGTAGCCACCTATGACCTCAAACCTGAAATGAGTGCTCAAAAAATAGCTGACAACGCCTGCGAGCAGATTGAATCCCAAACCGTCCAGTTTATTGTCCTCAACTTTGCCAACATGGACATGGTCGGTCATACCGGGATCATGGATGCGGCAATTCAGGCCTGCGAAACCGTTGACAGATGTGCTCAGCAAGTGGTCGAGGCCATCTGGAAAACCTCCGGTACCGCCTTTATCACGGCAGACCACGGTAATTCAGAACAGATGATTGCAAAGGACGGGTCTGCCCACACGGCCCATACCCTGAATCCTGTCCCCTTTATCCTTGCAGGGGAGGCCTTTAAACAGACACGGCTCAAAAACGGAAAACTCGGGGACATTGCCCCCACAATTCTAAAGGCCCTGGGGATCAAACCGCCCAAAGAGATGACAGGCACCCCTTTATTTTAA
- a CDS encoding GNAT family N-acetyltransferase codes for MNLSPILFVRRPETNITQGLAPCSQGFFAGIELVCAGLSFSHNADGFFIRRVVDVQGEQEIIKDLKTALDQILLCQVPCFALILLPPNDCWGPVLERMIFEACPGIQMSKKGDHGFVLCSAAKTRPLSGQMPMAVLPVCVWGFKDGHGVLNYIETGVKTILPHAISFLWAVDLKGKSETCMPGKDPGQELEALDAFLAPWLNQKSDSSPFSLEICLFPGMDFTRVKSRLAFWYQKGLRMIHWRLGPHGKELPRALLWQVSKQGVWNHVSGIDLFGSDPEKKTLAAWIGNTPNIVHSFENLSPANGTMSDRFQVPDDLLDYGRLGCLPNIPLWQAVRDPGLILTFLGQMEKKQLAGMRVSPANGALSRLGQNIKFYFKKPGQISPPILDEIVAMVDAGGSVDITHVRANLERAFLIGYGVENGCIVGNSSLKHPRQVFIDRIKGITGLDFTHCVERGYTSVRPEYRAMGIGARLLEGLTKRAKDKKVFSIISEDNLATQKIAERNNTRKITTYFSEKLKKEMGVWMPAHMNPDPTGAEK; via the coding sequence ATGAATTTGTCACCTATCTTATTTGTCCGCAGACCTGAAACAAATATCACCCAAGGACTTGCACCATGCTCCCAAGGCTTTTTTGCCGGAATTGAACTGGTCTGTGCAGGCCTGTCCTTTTCTCACAACGCCGATGGTTTTTTCATTCGCAGGGTTGTGGATGTCCAGGGTGAGCAAGAAATTATCAAAGATTTAAAAACCGCTTTGGATCAGATCCTTTTGTGCCAGGTCCCTTGTTTTGCTTTGATACTTTTACCCCCTAATGATTGTTGGGGGCCTGTTCTTGAACGGATGATTTTTGAGGCCTGTCCGGGCATCCAAATGTCAAAGAAGGGGGATCACGGGTTTGTTTTGTGTTCTGCGGCCAAAACAAGGCCTTTGTCCGGACAAATGCCCATGGCGGTATTGCCGGTCTGTGTGTGGGGATTCAAGGATGGTCATGGGGTTTTAAACTATATTGAAACAGGTGTAAAAACAATTTTACCCCACGCCATTTCATTTTTATGGGCCGTTGATCTAAAAGGAAAGTCCGAGACCTGTATGCCAGGAAAAGATCCGGGCCAAGAACTTGAAGCGCTTGATGCTTTTTTAGCTCCCTGGCTGAATCAAAAATCAGATTCCTCCCCCTTTAGTCTGGAAATCTGTCTTTTTCCTGGAATGGATTTTACCCGGGTCAAATCAAGGCTGGCCTTCTGGTATCAAAAGGGGTTGAGGATGATTCACTGGCGTCTTGGTCCCCATGGAAAAGAGCTGCCAAGAGCCCTTTTGTGGCAGGTGTCAAAACAGGGCGTCTGGAACCATGTGTCAGGTATAGATCTTTTTGGGTCAGATCCTGAAAAAAAAACGTTGGCCGCCTGGATTGGCAATACTCCCAATATTGTCCATTCTTTTGAAAATTTAAGCCCGGCAAATGGGACCATGTCTGATCGGTTTCAGGTGCCTGACGATCTTTTGGACTATGGCAGGCTTGGCTGCCTGCCCAATATTCCACTTTGGCAGGCGGTCCGGGATCCCGGCCTTATTTTGACCTTTTTAGGGCAGATGGAAAAAAAGCAATTGGCCGGAATGCGAGTGAGTCCTGCAAACGGGGCCCTGTCCCGGCTGGGCCAGAACATTAAATTTTATTTTAAAAAGCCCGGGCAGATATCCCCCCCTATTTTAGATGAGATTGTGGCCATGGTTGATGCGGGCGGGTCTGTGGATATCACCCATGTCCGTGCCAATCTTGAACGGGCCTTTTTGATCGGGTATGGAGTTGAAAACGGGTGTATTGTGGGTAATTCAAGTCTCAAGCATCCCCGGCAGGTGTTTATTGACCGGATCAAAGGGATTACCGGCCTTGACTTTACCCATTGCGTGGAGCGAGGATATACCTCGGTCAGGCCAGAATACCGGGCCATGGGAATCGGGGCAAGACTGCTCGAAGGACTGACCAAACGGGCAAAAGATAAAAAGGTGTTTTCCATTATTTCAGAGGATAATCTGGCCACCCAGAAAATTGCCGAGAGAAACAATACCCGGAAAATCACCACCTATTTTTCAGAAAAACTTAAAAAGGAAATGGGGGTGTGGATGCCGGCCCATATGAATCCTGATCCAACAGGGGCTGAAAAATGA
- a CDS encoding zinc ribbon domain-containing protein, whose translation MAFETREELLEKYLKMDKPHCPHCDQEMTLWEVPPFNFSDGLGWGTPYLFICFNDDCPSFRKGWEHLQETMASPASYRCINEPGNDHFDYMPVFSPMGGTGGKVDDAALIEQEARKELMKQTFSLLTDYYISKDWDEILKICLDPKIPAKARLKAAEMVGELGDTEAAEHLLNHNFPTPVLQEGVKKAIDQLHERHFTRECPYCAEIIKRRAKVCKHCGKEVSRA comes from the coding sequence ATGGCTTTTGAAACAAGAGAAGAACTTCTTGAAAAATATTTAAAAATGGACAAACCCCATTGTCCCCATTGTGATCAGGAAATGACGCTTTGGGAGGTGCCGCCCTTTAATTTTTCCGATGGCTTGGGATGGGGAACCCCATATCTGTTCATCTGCTTTAATGACGACTGCCCCTCCTTTAGAAAGGGGTGGGAGCATCTTCAGGAGACCATGGCATCACCGGCCTCCTATCGGTGTATCAATGAGCCGGGCAATGACCATTTTGACTATATGCCCGTGTTCAGCCCCATGGGCGGGACCGGCGGCAAGGTGGATGATGCGGCCCTGATCGAGCAGGAGGCCAGAAAAGAGTTGATGAAGCAGACTTTTTCTCTGCTCACTGATTATTATATTTCCAAGGACTGGGATGAGATCCTCAAGATCTGTCTGGATCCCAAAATACCGGCCAAGGCCAGGCTCAAGGCAGCAGAGATGGTCGGAGAACTAGGAGATACCGAGGCTGCAGAGCATCTGCTCAACCATAATTTTCCCACGCCCGTGCTTCAGGAGGGGGTGAAAAAGGCCATAGACCAGCTCCATGAGCGTCATTTTACAAGGGAATGCCCCTATTGTGCCGAGATTATTAAGCGACGGGCCAAGGTGTGTAAACATTGCGGCAAAGAGGTGTCCCGGGCCTGA
- the obgE gene encoding GTPase ObgE — MKFVDEAIVTIKSGDGGAGCASFRRERFIERGGPDGGDGGDGGDVLFRVNPAKRTLYDYRRQKLFKAKNGAPGLGRQKHGKNGPHCVLELPPGTLVSDAETLDPIMDLTDLDREFVIAQGGKGGRGNKRFASATNRAPRYAQPGLPGMEMKLRLELKLLADVGLVGLPNAGKSTLISAMSAARPKIADYPFTTLTPTIGMVEPPFGEPFAVADIPGLIEGAHEGIGLGIKFLKHIERTGILIHLIDCGGIDPEDPLAALNLINNELSMYSNTLAGKTQILVLNKIDLTGTKNRINAFKEQLPDRDILTISAATGQGVKALIKTLAKKLKKD; from the coding sequence GTGAAATTTGTAGATGAAGCAATTGTTACCATCAAGTCCGGTGACGGTGGAGCTGGCTGCGCCAGTTTCAGGCGGGAACGGTTCATTGAACGGGGCGGACCTGATGGTGGAGATGGCGGCGATGGAGGGGATGTACTTTTCCGGGTAAACCCGGCAAAACGGACCCTCTACGATTATCGCCGTCAAAAGCTCTTTAAGGCCAAAAACGGGGCTCCCGGGCTTGGCCGCCAAAAACACGGCAAAAACGGTCCTCACTGCGTTCTTGAACTTCCGCCAGGCACTCTGGTTTCCGATGCCGAGACCCTGGATCCCATTATGGATCTCACCGACCTTGACAGGGAATTTGTCATTGCCCAGGGCGGTAAAGGCGGGCGGGGAAATAAACGGTTTGCCTCGGCCACCAACCGAGCCCCCCGATATGCCCAGCCCGGTCTTCCAGGCATGGAAATGAAACTGCGCCTGGAACTCAAGCTTTTGGCGGATGTTGGCCTTGTAGGCCTTCCCAATGCAGGAAAATCCACCCTTATTTCAGCCATGTCTGCAGCCCGTCCCAAAATTGCAGATTATCCTTTTACCACCCTGACCCCCACCATCGGCATGGTCGAGCCTCCCTTTGGAGAGCCTTTTGCCGTGGCAGACATCCCAGGGCTGATTGAAGGGGCCCATGAAGGCATCGGTCTTGGAATCAAATTTTTAAAACACATTGAACGGACCGGTATCCTCATCCATCTCATTGATTGTGGTGGTATTGATCCTGAGGACCCTTTGGCCGCCTTAAATCTGATCAACAATGAATTGTCCATGTACTCCAATACCCTGGCAGGAAAAACCCAGATACTGGTTCTTAACAAAATCGATCTCACCGGAACCAAAAACCGGATCAATGCCTTTAAGGAACAACTGCCGGACCGTGACATTCTGACCATTTCCGCGGCAACCGGTCAAGGGGTAAAGGCCTTGATCAAAACCCTGGCAAAAAAATTAAAAAAAGACTAG
- the nadD gene encoding nicotinate (nicotinamide) nucleotide adenylyltransferase, whose product MDAGLFGGTFNPLHNGHLGIIQYVKDHCGLDKIFLFPSATPPHKPDHNLAPAEERLAMVTDAIEELPGFFASDIELKRRGPSFTIDTIQTFKKIHGPHLNFSLLMGSDAFFDITTWKEKEKIFKIVPIIVMLRGKPIGLDSIVSFIDEQISKGYTLKAENFFIHDQLKPIRICKVPRIDISSTQIRNRVKAGRPITGLVPQIIETRIKTKDLYR is encoded by the coding sequence ATGGATGCAGGACTTTTTGGAGGGACATTCAATCCGCTTCACAATGGTCATTTGGGTATCATCCAATATGTAAAAGACCATTGCGGCCTGGATAAAATCTTTTTATTCCCGTCTGCAACACCGCCCCACAAACCAGATCATAACCTGGCCCCGGCAGAAGAACGGCTGGCCATGGTGACGGATGCCATAGAGGAATTGCCCGGTTTTTTTGCCTCGGATATCGAACTCAAACGCCGGGGGCCCTCGTTCACCATCGACACCATCCAGACCTTTAAAAAAATCCATGGGCCCCATTTAAACTTTTCTCTTTTGATGGGATCTGATGCTTTTTTTGATATCACCACCTGGAAGGAAAAAGAAAAAATTTTTAAAATTGTCCCGATCATTGTCATGCTCAGGGGCAAACCCATTGGACTTGATTCCATTGTATCCTTTATTGACGAACAGATTTCAAAAGGATACACATTAAAAGCAGAAAATTTTTTTATCCATGACCAACTTAAACCCATCCGTATCTGCAAGGTACCCAGGATAGATATCTCATCCACCCAGATCCGGAACAGGGTTAAGGCAGGACGCCCCATCACGGGGTTGGTCCCGCAAATCATAGAGACACGCATTAAAACAAAGGATTTATATAGATGA
- a CDS encoding type I restriction enzyme HsdR N-terminal domain-containing protein, whose amino-acid sequence MFDQITDFITGREIDNVGAEASRQIFEKFLVKTKGYEKTDIQVDVPLIVQFKGEDYHSAIDLVVFCQDRPLMAVTCVAGSIGSYEREILAGARLCHDHMIPFAVSTDARDAIVMDTLSGETVGKGLDSILSQKQAQAEIKNITPALLDPAKREGEMIIYRSFNLEKVNK is encoded by the coding sequence ATGTTTGATCAGATCACCGATTTTATCACGGGACGTGAAATAGACAATGTCGGCGCAGAAGCCAGCCGGCAGATTTTTGAAAAGTTTTTAGTAAAAACCAAGGGGTATGAAAAAACCGATATTCAGGTGGATGTGCCGCTCATTGTCCAGTTTAAAGGAGAGGATTACCACTCTGCCATAGACCTTGTGGTCTTTTGCCAGGACCGGCCCTTGATGGCCGTCACCTGCGTGGCCGGATCCATTGGCTCCTATGAAAGGGAAATCCTGGCCGGGGCCCGCCTTTGCCATGATCATATGATTCCCTTTGCCGTGAGTACAGATGCCAGGGATGCCATTGTAATGGACACCCTGTCAGGAGAAACCGTGGGCAAGGGCCTTGATTCAATTCTTTCCCAAAAACAGGCCCAGGCAGAAATAAAAAACATCACACCCGCACTTTTAGATCCGGCCAAACGAGAAGGAGAAATGATCATTTACCGCTCTTTTAACCTGGAAAAGGTCAACAAATAG
- the rplU gene encoding 50S ribosomal protein L21, translated as MYAVIRTGGKQYKVHEDQVLRVEKLDGSEGSEIEFNDVLLYSDGETVTLGAPQVENAIVKAHVLEQGRDKKQLVFKYKRRKGYRKMRGHRQHYTEIRIESISA; from the coding sequence ATGTACGCAGTAATCAGAACCGGTGGAAAACAATACAAGGTTCATGAAGACCAGGTACTGAGAGTTGAAAAACTGGACGGATCCGAAGGATCTGAGATTGAATTCAACGATGTCCTCTTGTACTCTGATGGTGAAACCGTCACCCTTGGAGCGCCCCAGGTCGAAAATGCAATTGTCAAAGCCCATGTTCTTGAACAGGGCCGGGACAAAAAACAATTGGTATTCAAGTACAAACGGCGCAAAGGCTATCGTAAAATGAGAGGCCACAGGCAGCATTACACTGAAATCAGGATTGAATCCATTTCAGCATAA
- the rsfS gene encoding ribosome silencing factor, translating into MTFLTQEYLPYITPIFERKPKAVTAINVKDMTSYTDMVVIVEAGSNRQVTSLAEHLIKTLKGQNIKAMGVEGVKQGEWALLDFGHIIIHFFESQAKGFYDIEGLWSDAPRVDLAEFAKNIPDPEDDDEF; encoded by the coding sequence ATGACTTTTCTGACCCAAGAGTACCTCCCTTATATCACCCCGATATTTGAACGCAAACCCAAGGCTGTTACGGCGATCAATGTAAAGGACATGACCTCGTATACGGATATGGTGGTCATTGTGGAGGCAGGATCCAACCGCCAGGTCACCTCTTTGGCTGAACATCTGATCAAAACGCTCAAAGGACAGAATATCAAGGCCATGGGGGTTGAAGGGGTAAAACAAGGAGAGTGGGCCCTCTTGGATTTCGGCCATATCATCATTCATTTTTTTGAATCCCAGGCCAAGGGATTTTATGATATTGAAGGGTTGTGGAGCGATGCGCCAAGGGTGGACCTTGCCGAATTTGCCAAAAACATCCCGGACCCAGAGGACGATGATGAGTTCTGA
- a CDS encoding RimK family alpha-L-glutamate ligase has product MKIGIMTVNNFDFHPNSRFRAEAEKKGHKILLIDPYGMGCVLDQTIGPAIFMDKDERLPDLVMPRQGSPMGEYGFVLLGQFAALGIPLVNSLEGVMIARNQYISLQQLLRAGLPIPKSFFVTCKSMFFKSIERLGGFPVVAKQVDGMGGDGVAMLTCDQDAADFMASNFLAQKGVVVQSFIDHVKALRVLVTGNTIAAAMALTPAPGEFKANIHQQASACEFDLPESMAKIAVAAARACSLEIAGVDMILTPDHGVKVLEVNYSPGFRGLEGATRKNIAGQILDHVLSLTETPDLP; this is encoded by the coding sequence ATGAAGATTGGTATCATGACGGTGAATAATTTTGATTTTCACCCCAACTCAAGGTTCAGGGCCGAGGCTGAAAAAAAAGGCCATAAGATCCTGCTTATCGATCCTTACGGCATGGGCTGTGTTCTTGACCAAACCATTGGCCCCGCCATATTCATGGACAAGGATGAACGCCTGCCCGACCTTGTCATGCCCAGACAGGGCTCTCCCATGGGAGAATACGGATTTGTGCTGCTTGGGCAGTTTGCCGCCCTTGGCATCCCTCTGGTCAACTCACTTGAAGGGGTTATGATTGCCCGGAATCAATATATCAGTCTTCAGCAGCTTTTACGGGCAGGCCTGCCCATACCCAAGTCTTTTTTTGTGACCTGCAAATCCATGTTTTTTAAGTCCATAGAGCGGCTGGGCGGATTTCCCGTGGTGGCCAAGCAGGTGGACGGCATGGGCGGGGACGGGGTGGCCATGCTCACCTGCGACCAGGATGCCGCGGATTTTATGGCCTCAAATTTTCTTGCCCAAAAAGGGGTGGTGGTTCAGTCTTTCATAGACCATGTCAAGGCGTTAAGGGTGCTGGTCACGGGAAATACAATTGCCGCTGCCATGGCATTGACTCCGGCACCTGGAGAGTTTAAGGCCAATATTCACCAGCAGGCCAGTGCCTGTGAATTTGATCTGCCCGAATCCATGGCCAAAATAGCGGTTGCAGCGGCCCGGGCCTGTTCCCTTGAGATCGCCGGGGTCGACATGATCCTCACCCCGGACCATGGGGTCAAGGTTCTTGAGGTCAACTATTCCCCTGGATTTAGGGGGCTTGAAGGGGCAACAAGAAAAAATATTGCAGGACAGATTCTCGACCATGTCCTGTCCCTGACCGAGACACCTGATTTACCCTAA
- the rpmA gene encoding 50S ribosomal protein L27, producing the protein MSHKKAAGSTKNGRDSNAQRRGVKKFGGEKVVAGNIIVRQVGTKIHPGNNVGVGKDYTIFAKMDGVVTFERKGRDRKKVSVYEA; encoded by the coding sequence ATGTCACATAAGAAAGCAGCAGGTAGTACTAAAAATGGTCGTGATTCAAACGCCCAGCGGCGTGGAGTTAAAAAATTCGGCGGAGAAAAAGTAGTTGCCGGAAATATTATTGTCAGACAGGTCGGCACCAAAATCCATCCGGGCAACAATGTAGGTGTGGGTAAAGACTATACCATTTTTGCTAAAATGGACGGTGTTGTGACCTTTGAAAGAAAAGGCCGCGACAGAAAAAAAGTCAGCGTTTATGAAGCGTGA
- a CDS encoding lytic transglycosylase F, with the protein MIRHMLVWAFFLIFLFPAGSIGRTIPRWTGDFDQLVDHRVIRALVPYSKTFYFLDKGRPRGLTYESLTAFEKMINTRLKSRHLKIHLVIIPTPRKELISSLVEGKGDIAAGNLTMTEERLKKVYFSHPFFTQATEILVSGPKSPKMTDIQDLAGQTIHVRFSSSYYASLVKLNTQFRLQKKKAIQIIRVDDFLEDEDLLEMLNAGMIFHLVMDSHKAKFWAKIFDHIVLHPKIVLRTKGQIAWAVRKGSPKLMEQINAFVETNKKGSLQGNILFERYLKNTRFVKPADQHRTNFEKTAQIFKKYGDQYQFDWLLLKALAFQESGINQNKKSHQGAVGIMQVMPSTAKDPNVNIGDIHLLDNNIHAGTKYLRFLKDRYFSDAQIDDRNQTLLALAAYNAGPRQVARLRKKAKELNLNPNIWFKNVEVAAAMQIGRETVQYVNNIFKYYIGYSRIHTIQDQKKEER; encoded by the coding sequence ATGATCAGACACATGCTGGTATGGGCTTTTTTTTTAATTTTCCTGTTCCCGGCAGGCAGCATTGGCCGGACAATACCAAGGTGGACCGGGGATTTTGACCAATTGGTTGATCATAGAGTCATCCGGGCCTTGGTCCCCTACAGTAAAACCTTCTACTTCCTTGACAAGGGCCGGCCAAGGGGACTGACCTATGAAAGCCTCACAGCCTTTGAAAAAATGATCAACACCCGCCTTAAAAGCCGGCATCTGAAAATTCACCTGGTCATCATCCCCACCCCGAGAAAAGAATTAATCTCATCCCTTGTTGAGGGCAAAGGAGATATAGCTGCCGGAAACCTGACCATGACTGAAGAACGGTTGAAAAAGGTATATTTTTCCCATCCTTTTTTTACCCAGGCCACTGAAATCCTCGTCTCAGGCCCGAAAAGTCCCAAAATGACAGATATCCAGGACCTTGCCGGCCAGACAATCCATGTCAGGTTCTCTTCAAGCTATTATGCGAGTCTGGTCAAACTCAACACCCAATTCAGGCTTCAAAAGAAAAAAGCGATCCAGATCATCCGGGTTGATGATTTTTTAGAAGATGAAGATCTTCTGGAAATGCTGAATGCCGGAATGATCTTTCATCTGGTTATGGACAGCCACAAGGCAAAATTCTGGGCAAAAATTTTTGACCACATTGTTCTCCACCCCAAAATCGTGTTGAGAACCAAGGGACAAATTGCATGGGCCGTAAGAAAAGGCAGTCCCAAACTGATGGAACAGATCAACGCCTTTGTGGAAACAAACAAAAAAGGCAGCCTTCAGGGCAATATCTTGTTTGAACGCTACCTTAAAAATACCCGGTTTGTAAAACCTGCCGATCAACACCGGACAAATTTTGAAAAAACAGCTCAGATTTTTAAAAAATATGGGGACCAATACCAATTTGACTGGCTCCTGCTCAAGGCCCTGGCCTTCCAGGAATCAGGCATCAACCAAAATAAAAAAAGCCATCAAGGGGCGGTGGGAATAATGCAGGTTATGCCCTCGACCGCAAAAGACCCCAATGTCAACATTGGCGACATCCACCTTTTGGACAATAATATCCATGCCGGTACAAAATATCTCAGATTTTTAAAAGACCGGTATTTTTCCGATGCCCAAATAGATGACAGAAACCAGACGCTGCTGGCTTTGGCAGCCTATAACGCCGGTCCAAGACAGGTGGCACGCCTGAGAAAAAAGGCAAAAGAATTAAACCTGAACCCGAATATCTGGTTTAAAAATGTAGAAGTTGCCGCGGCCATGCAGATTGGGCGGGAAACGGTTCAATATGTAAACAATATATTTAAATATTATATTGGCTACAGCCGTATCCATACAATTCAGGATCAAAAAAAAGAGGAGAGATAA